A stretch of the Massilia varians genome encodes the following:
- the ispC gene encoding 1-deoxy-D-xylulose-5-phosphate reductoisomerase — translation MQRITILGATGSIGASTLDVLARHPDRYSVYALSAHGRVEELADACRRFKPARAVVGSADAAGRLAQLLAGLDIQVDHGEQALCEIASSPDTDTVMAAIVGAAGLAPTLAAARAGKKVLLANKEALVMSGQLFMDAVREHRATLLPIDSEHNAIFQSLPASYARDPQAAGVARILLTASGGPFLQRAVETLEAVTPEEACKHPNWVMGRKISVDSATMMNKGLEVIEAHWLFGAAPELIEVVIHPQSVIHSMVSYTDGSVLAQLGNPDMRTPIAHALAFPERIASGVPQLDLTEMAALQFHRPDFERFPCLALAFEALRAGGTAPSLLNAANEVAVQSFLDREIGFRDIDRVIAQVMEAVPHGPASSIEAVLAQDARARAAARSVIARLRA, via the coding sequence ATGCAGCGCATTACCATCCTGGGCGCCACCGGCTCGATCGGCGCCTCGACCCTCGACGTTCTCGCCCGCCACCCGGACCGCTACAGCGTGTACGCGCTGAGCGCGCACGGTCGCGTCGAGGAACTGGCCGACGCCTGCCGCCGTTTCAAGCCGGCGCGCGCCGTGGTCGGCTCGGCCGATGCGGCAGGGCGCCTGGCGCAGTTGCTGGCGGGCCTGGACATCCAGGTCGATCATGGCGAGCAGGCCTTGTGCGAGATCGCCTCCAGTCCGGACACCGATACCGTGATGGCCGCCATCGTCGGCGCCGCCGGCCTGGCGCCGACGCTGGCGGCCGCGCGTGCCGGCAAGAAGGTCCTGCTGGCCAACAAGGAAGCCCTGGTCATGTCCGGACAGCTGTTCATGGACGCTGTGCGCGAGCACCGCGCGACCCTGCTGCCGATCGACAGCGAGCACAATGCGATCTTCCAGTCGCTGCCGGCCAGCTATGCGCGCGACCCGCAGGCGGCCGGCGTGGCCAGGATCCTGCTCACCGCCTCGGGCGGCCCCTTCCTGCAGCGCGCGGTCGAGACCCTGGAGGCGGTGACGCCCGAGGAAGCCTGCAAGCACCCGAACTGGGTCATGGGTCGCAAGATCTCGGTGGATTCGGCCACCATGATGAACAAGGGCCTGGAAGTGATCGAGGCCCACTGGCTGTTCGGCGCCGCGCCCGAGCTGATCGAGGTCGTGATCCATCCGCAAAGCGTGATCCACTCGATGGTCTCCTACACCGACGGCTCGGTGCTGGCCCAGCTGGGCAATCCCGACATGCGCACTCCGATCGCGCACGCGCTGGCCTTCCCGGAGCGGATCGCTTCCGGCGTGCCGCAGCTCGACCTGACCGAGATGGCCGCGCTGCAGTTCCACCGGCCCGACTTCGAACGCTTTCCCTGCCTGGCGCTCGCCTTCGAAGCGCTGCGCGCGGGCGGCACCGCCCCGAGCCTGCTCAATGCCGCCAACGAAGTGGCGGTGCAGTCCTTCCTCGACCGCGAGATCGGTTTCCGCGATATCGACCGCGTGATCGCCCAGGTGATGGAGGCCGTGCCGCACGGCCCGGCGTCCTCGATCGAGGCGGTGCTGGCCCAGGATGCGCGCGCGCGTGCCGCCGCCAGGTCCGTGATCGCCCGCCTGCGGGCTTGA
- a CDS encoding phosphatidate cytidylyltransferase produces MLKTRIITALALLAVLLPVLYFNNYTAFAVVASVFFGAAIWECFRLFNPETAKAPLIAAFWTAAFVYAFFIAPSPNPTFWFAISVLVWALRFAPSLKLGLPPLGSGANTFLSLVYAIAVVGCFAAIVEMYRLSPLYLLSVMAIVWAADIFAYFSGKAFGKRKLAPSISPGKSWEGAIGGCIAVLVLATLSIVLGGDAMAGTFAAQVQASLGWAALYVVLILIVAASVVGDLFESQLKRRAGMKDSSNLLPGHGGVLDRVDALVPVLPLAALIGSRL; encoded by the coding sequence ATGCTGAAAACCCGGATCATTACCGCGCTCGCACTGCTGGCAGTCCTGCTGCCGGTCCTGTACTTCAACAACTACACGGCGTTCGCGGTGGTGGCCTCGGTGTTCTTCGGCGCGGCCATCTGGGAGTGCTTCCGCCTGTTCAACCCGGAGACCGCCAAGGCGCCCCTGATCGCCGCCTTCTGGACCGCGGCCTTCGTCTACGCCTTCTTCATCGCGCCGAGCCCGAACCCGACCTTCTGGTTCGCGATCAGCGTGCTGGTGTGGGCGCTGCGCTTCGCGCCCTCGCTCAAGCTCGGCCTGCCGCCGCTGGGTAGCGGCGCCAACACCTTCCTCAGCCTGGTCTACGCCATCGCCGTGGTCGGCTGCTTCGCGGCCATCGTCGAGATGTATCGCCTGTCGCCGCTCTACCTGCTGTCGGTGATGGCCATCGTCTGGGCCGCCGACATCTTCGCCTATTTCTCGGGCAAGGCGTTCGGCAAGCGCAAGCTGGCGCCCTCGATCTCGCCGGGCAAGTCCTGGGAAGGCGCGATCGGCGGCTGCATCGCGGTGCTGGTCCTGGCCACCCTGAGCATCGTGCTCGGCGGCGACGCGATGGCCGGCACCTTCGCCGCGCAGGTGCAGGCCAGCCTCGGCTGGGCCGCGCTGTACGTGGTGCTCATCCTCATCGTCGCGGCCAGCGTGGTCGGCGACCTGTTCGAATCCCAGCTCAAGCGCCGCGCCGGCATGAAGGACAGCAGCAACCTGCTGCCTGGCCACGGCGGAGTGCTGGACCGCGTGGACGCGCTCGTCCCGGTCCTGCCCCTGGCAGCCCTGATCGGCTCCCGGCTCTAG
- the uppS gene encoding polyprenyl diphosphate synthase has protein sequence MFKSSTTAIPEAPKVPRHIAIIMDGNGRWATKRLLPRVAGHVKGVEAVRGVVEHCVERGVEYLTLFAFSSENWRRPAEEVSLLMRLFVTALEREVAKMHANNIRLKVVGDLSRFDAKLQDMITAAERRTANNTRLTVSVCANYGGRWDIMQATGKMVAANPGVTEFTEEMLAPHLAMAYAPEPDLFIRTGGEERISNFLLWQLAYSELYFTKTFWPDFSKASLDEAIDSFQQRERRFGQTGDQVAQKSKV, from the coding sequence ATGTTCAAAAGTTCGACCACTGCCATTCCCGAAGCGCCGAAGGTGCCGCGCCACATCGCCATCATTATGGATGGCAATGGACGCTGGGCTACCAAACGCTTGCTGCCGCGCGTGGCCGGTCACGTCAAGGGCGTGGAGGCGGTGCGCGGCGTCGTCGAACACTGCGTCGAACGCGGCGTGGAATACCTGACGCTGTTCGCCTTTTCGTCGGAAAACTGGCGCCGTCCGGCCGAGGAAGTCTCGCTCCTGATGCGCCTGTTCGTCACCGCGCTCGAGCGCGAAGTGGCGAAGATGCACGCCAATAACATCCGCCTCAAGGTGGTCGGCGACCTGAGCCGCTTCGACGCCAAGCTGCAGGACATGATCACCGCGGCGGAACGCCGCACCGCCAACAACACCCGCCTCACGGTCAGCGTGTGCGCCAATTATGGCGGCCGCTGGGATATCATGCAGGCAACGGGCAAGATGGTGGCGGCTAACCCCGGTGTGACCGAATTCACCGAAGAGATGCTGGCGCCGCACCTGGCCATGGCCTATGCGCCCGAGCCCGACCTGTTCATCCGTACCGGCGGCGAGGAACGCATCTCCAATTTCCTGTTGTGGCAGCTGGCGTATTCCGAGCTGTATTTCACCAAGACCTTCTGGCCCGACTTTTCCAAGGCCTCGCTGGACGAAGCGATCGACTCCTTCCAGCAGCGCGAACGCCGCTTCGGCCAGACCGGCGACCAGGTTGCGCAGAAGTCCAAGGTTTAA
- the frr gene encoding ribosome recycling factor, whose protein sequence is MSLADVKKNAQERMTKSIETLRANLAKVRTGRAHAGILDSVMVEYYGSPVPLSQVANLTLIDARTIGVAPFEKKMASTIEKAIRDSDLGLNPSSQGDMIRVPTPPLTEERRKEMVKLTKSEGEDAKIAVRNIRRDANEAVKKMVKDKTASEDDERRSNDDIQKLTDKFVAEIDKLLADKEKDIMTV, encoded by the coding sequence ATGTCCTTAGCTGACGTCAAGAAGAACGCGCAGGAGCGCATGACCAAGTCCATCGAGACCCTGCGGGCCAACCTGGCCAAGGTCCGCACCGGCCGCGCCCACGCCGGCATCCTCGATTCCGTGATGGTCGAATACTACGGTTCGCCGGTCCCGCTGTCGCAGGTGGCCAACCTGACCCTGATCGACGCCCGCACCATCGGCGTCGCGCCTTTCGAAAAGAAGATGGCGAGCACCATCGAGAAGGCGATCCGCGACTCCGACCTGGGCCTGAACCCGTCGTCGCAGGGCGACATGATCCGCGTGCCGACCCCGCCGCTGACCGAAGAGCGCCGCAAGGAAATGGTCAAGCTGACCAAGTCGGAAGGCGAAGACGCCAAGATCGCCGTGCGCAACATCCGCCGCGACGCCAACGAAGCCGTCAAGAAAATGGTCAAAGACAAGACCGCGTCGGAAGACGACGAGCGCCGTTCGAACGACGACATCCAGAAGCTGACCGACAAGTTCGTCGCCGAGATCGACAAGCTGCTGGCCGACAAAGAAAAAGACATCATGACGGTGTGA
- the pyrH gene encoding UMP kinase, whose protein sequence is MTKPAYQRVLLKLSGEALMGDDQFGINRATIDRMVADVAEVAKLGVQVAVVIGGGNIFRGVAPGAQGMDRATADYMGMLATVMNALALADSMRHVGITARVMSAISIEQVVEPYVRPKALQYLEEGKVVVFAAGTGNPFFTTDTAAALRGAEISAEIVLKATKVDGVYTADPKKDPNATRYNSISFDEAIAKNLQVMDATAFALCRDQKLPIKVFSIVKPGAMKAVIMGEDEGTLVHV, encoded by the coding sequence ATGACAAAACCAGCCTACCAACGAGTCCTCCTCAAACTGTCTGGCGAAGCGCTGATGGGTGACGACCAGTTCGGCATCAACCGCGCCACCATCGACCGTATGGTCGCCGACGTGGCGGAAGTGGCGAAGCTGGGCGTGCAGGTGGCGGTCGTGATCGGCGGCGGCAACATCTTCCGCGGCGTCGCTCCCGGCGCCCAGGGCATGGACCGCGCCACCGCGGATTACATGGGCATGCTCGCCACCGTCATGAACGCCCTGGCCCTGGCCGATTCGATGCGCCACGTGGGCATCACCGCGCGCGTGATGTCGGCGATCAGCATCGAGCAGGTGGTCGAGCCCTACGTGCGTCCGAAGGCCCTGCAGTACCTGGAAGAGGGCAAGGTCGTCGTGTTCGCCGCCGGCACCGGCAACCCCTTCTTCACCACCGACACCGCGGCCGCCCTGCGCGGCGCCGAGATCTCGGCCGAGATCGTGCTCAAGGCCACCAAGGTCGACGGCGTCTACACCGCCGATCCGAAGAAGGACCCGAACGCCACCCGCTACAATTCGATCTCCTTCGACGAGGCGATCGCCAAGAACCTGCAGGTGATGGACGCCACCGCGTTCGCACTGTGCCGCGACCAGAAGCTGCCCATCAAGGTCTTCTCCATCGTCAAGCCCGGCGCCATGAAAGCCGTGATCATGGGCGAAGACGAGGGTACACTGGTACACGTTTGA
- the tsf gene encoding translation elongation factor Ts, with amino-acid sequence MAAITAAMVGELRAKTDAPMMECKKALTEAEGDMARAEEILRVKLGGKASKAASRITAEGVVAAYISGNIGALVEINSETDFVAKNDDFLAMANLAAKLVAEQNPADVAALAALPHEGKTFDDVRTALIGKIGENMTVRRFQRFETSAKLASYLHGARIGVMVEFEGDDQVGKDVAMHIAAMKPVSLSAEQVPAELIEKERSVAQLKAQEDADKAVAEGKQPQSAEIVAKRIDGSVQKYLKEVSLLNQAFVKNDKQSIEQYLKASNASVKAFTMYVVGEGIEKKVDDFAAEVAAQMAANKQ; translated from the coding sequence ATGGCAGCTATTACCGCAGCGATGGTTGGTGAACTGCGCGCGAAGACCGACGCGCCGATGATGGAATGCAAGAAGGCACTGACCGAAGCCGAAGGCGACATGGCGCGTGCCGAAGAGATCCTGCGCGTCAAGCTGGGCGGCAAGGCATCGAAGGCAGCATCGCGTATCACCGCCGAAGGCGTGGTCGCCGCTTACATCTCCGGCAACATCGGCGCGCTGGTTGAAATCAACAGCGAAACCGACTTCGTCGCCAAGAACGATGACTTCCTGGCCATGGCCAACCTGGCAGCCAAGCTGGTCGCCGAGCAGAACCCGGCCGACGTCGCCGCCCTGGCAGCCCTGCCGCACGAAGGCAAGACCTTCGATGACGTGCGTACGGCACTGATCGGTAAAATCGGCGAGAATATGACCGTTCGCCGCTTCCAGCGCTTCGAAACCAGCGCCAAGCTGGCGTCGTACCTGCACGGCGCCCGCATCGGCGTCATGGTCGAGTTCGAGGGCGACGACCAGGTCGGCAAGGACGTGGCCATGCACATCGCTGCAATGAAGCCGGTCTCGCTGTCGGCAGAGCAAGTGCCTGCTGAACTGATCGAGAAAGAGCGTTCGGTTGCCCAGCTGAAAGCCCAGGAAGACGCCGACAAGGCCGTCGCCGAAGGCAAGCAGCCGCAGTCGGCCGAGATCGTCGCCAAGCGTATCGACGGTTCGGTGCAGAAGTACCTGAAGGAAGTCTCGCTGCTGAACCAGGCATTCGTGAAGAACGACAAGCAGTCGATCGAGCAATACCTGAAAGCCTCGAACGCCAGCGTGAAGGCATTCACGATGTACGTCGTCGGCGAAGGCATCGAGAAGAAGGTGGACGACTTCGCAGCAGAAGTCGCAGCACAGATGGCTGCCAACAAGCAGTAA
- the rpsB gene encoding 30S ribosomal protein S2: protein MSVTMREMLEAGIHFGHQTRFWNPKMAPFIFGHRNKIHIINLEKTMAMYQDAMKTIKQISANRGTILMVGTKRQARDIIAAEAQRAGVPYVDQRWLGGMLTNFKTIKTSIKRLKDMEALVESGEVEKLSKKEALMFSREMVKLQKSIGGIKELGGVPDAIFVVDVGYHKGAITEAGKLGIPVIGVVDTNHSPEGVTHVIPGNDDSSKAITLYARGVADAILEGRANATNEVVEMVKAAGDDFVEVSEQA, encoded by the coding sequence ATGTCCGTTACTATGCGTGAAATGCTGGAAGCCGGTATCCACTTCGGCCACCAGACCCGTTTCTGGAACCCGAAAATGGCACCGTTCATCTTCGGTCATCGCAACAAGATCCACATCATCAACCTGGAAAAGACCATGGCGATGTACCAGGATGCGATGAAGACCATCAAGCAGATCTCGGCCAACCGCGGCACCATCCTGATGGTCGGCACCAAGCGCCAGGCCCGCGACATCATCGCCGCTGAAGCGCAACGCGCCGGCGTGCCTTACGTCGACCAGCGCTGGCTGGGCGGCATGCTGACCAACTTCAAGACCATCAAGACCTCGATCAAGCGCCTGAAGGACATGGAAGCCCTGGTCGAGTCGGGTGAAGTCGAGAAGCTGTCGAAGAAAGAAGCGCTGATGTTCTCGCGCGAAATGGTCAAGCTGCAGAAGTCGATCGGCGGCATCAAGGAGCTGGGCGGCGTGCCTGACGCGATCTTCGTCGTCGACGTCGGCTACCACAAGGGCGCGATCACCGAAGCCGGCAAGCTGGGCATCCCGGTCATCGGCGTGGTCGATACCAACCACTCGCCGGAAGGCGTCACCCACGTGATCCCGGGTAACGACGACTCGTCGAAGGCGATCACCCTGTACGCACGCGGCGTCGCCGATGCGATCCTGGAAGGCCGCGCCAACGCCACCAACGAAGTCGTCGAGATGGTCAAGGCCGCTGGCGACGACTTCGTCGAAGTGTCCGAGCAGGCATAA
- the map gene encoding type I methionyl aminopeptidase produces the protein MASIPKTSEEIEGMRVACRLGSEVLDYITPFVKPGVTTGELDRLAKDYMINVQGTVPATLNYAPPGYPPFPGSICASVNDVICHGIPGDRVLKSGDALNIDITPITKEGFHGDNSRMFLVGEASILAKRLSEVTFECMWLGIAKVKPGNRLGDIGFAIQQHAEKHGYSVVREFCGHGVGRVFHEEPQVLHYGRPGTGEELVPGMIFTIEPMINAGRREIREMPDGWTIKTRDRSLSAQWEHTVLVTETGVEVLTMSAGSPPPPAIVLPLLNQGTAVPA, from the coding sequence ATGGCCTCCATCCCCAAGACCTCGGAAGAAATCGAAGGCATGCGCGTCGCCTGCCGGCTCGGTTCGGAAGTGCTCGACTACATCACGCCCTTCGTCAAGCCCGGCGTCACCACCGGCGAACTGGACCGCCTGGCCAAGGACTACATGATCAACGTGCAGGGCACCGTCCCGGCCACCCTGAACTACGCGCCGCCGGGCTACCCGCCCTTCCCCGGCTCGATCTGCGCCTCGGTCAACGACGTCATCTGCCACGGCATCCCGGGCGATCGCGTGCTCAAGAGCGGCGACGCGCTGAACATCGACATCACCCCGATCACCAAGGAAGGTTTCCACGGCGACAACAGCCGCATGTTCCTGGTCGGCGAAGCCTCGATCCTGGCCAAGCGCCTGTCGGAAGTCACCTTCGAATGCATGTGGCTGGGCATCGCCAAGGTCAAGCCGGGCAACCGCCTGGGCGACATCGGCTTCGCGATCCAGCAGCACGCCGAGAAGCACGGCTACAGCGTGGTGCGCGAGTTCTGCGGCCACGGCGTCGGCCGCGTGTTCCACGAAGAGCCGCAGGTGCTGCACTACGGCCGTCCCGGCACCGGCGAAGAACTGGTCCCCGGCATGATCTTCACCATCGAGCCGATGATCAATGCCGGCCGCCGCGAGATCCGCGAGATGCCGGACGGCTGGACCATCAAGACCAGGGACCGCAGCCTGTCGGCCCAGTGGGAGCACACCGTCCTGGTCACCGAGACCGGCGTCGAAGTGCTGACCATGTCGGCCGGCAGCCCACCGCCGCCCGCGATCGTGCTGCCGCTGCTGAACCAGGGCACCGCCGTTCCGGCCTGA
- a CDS encoding [protein-PII] uridylyltransferase has translation MGQPALLDSSLGELRQRLKARLKSERQALIDAFHQDGKPEKLLRGLRNCVDGILTDAWHAAGLPANTALVGVGGYGRGELFPYSDVDLLILLGQPADALTQARLESLVQLFWDLGLEIGHSIRTVDECLVESRADITVQTSLLEARLVAGDEALFDELRRRHRAALDPQAFFQAKTAEMRLRHAKYEYTAFALEPNVKESPGALRDLQVIMWVAKAAGLAESWSQMARAKLITRAEARQLMEKEYAFKDIRVRLHLHTGRREDRLVFDVQTAIAKTFGLENAKGRRASELLMQRYYWAAKVVTQMNTIMLQNIEAQLFPRPAARVPLGGDFKAHFDEVNGFIDIAQADTFERHPWTVLGVFVVMTERPDIKGMTARTIRALWHARNVIDEAFRADPGNKALFLRILKAPVGLLHALRRMNDMGVLGRYLPAFRSIIGQMQHDLFHVYTVDQHIMMVVRNLRRFTMPEHAHEYPFCSQLIANFRDRWLLYVAALFHDIAKGRGGDHSELGMQDAAEFCRGHGLSEEDTGLVVFLVQQHLTMSTVAQKQDLSDPDVIQSFANLVKDERHLTALYLLTVADIRGTSPKVWNAWKAKLLEDLYKVTLRVLGGEPHSADRELRARQKEALATLRLFGLSASAHEALWKQLDVVYFLRHDASDIAWQTRALHDKVDSGKPVVKARLAPIGEGLQVAVYVKDQPDLFARICSYFERKNFSILDAKIHTTRHGYALDSFLVTEESFAGSYRDIISLIEHELCALLLAQEALPPPTRGRLSRLSRTFPVTPTVDLRPDERGQFHVLSVAANDRPGLLYAIANVLTRYRINLHTAKIMTLGERVEDVFLIDGAALNNPRSQVQLETDLLDALKI, from the coding sequence ATGGGCCAGCCCGCGCTCCTCGACAGCTCGCTCGGCGAGCTGCGCCAACGGCTGAAGGCCCGACTGAAATCCGAGCGCCAGGCCCTGATCGACGCCTTCCACCAGGACGGCAAGCCGGAAAAGCTGCTGCGCGGCCTGCGCAACTGCGTCGACGGCATCCTCACCGATGCCTGGCACGCGGCCGGCCTGCCCGCCAACACGGCGCTGGTGGGCGTGGGCGGCTACGGCCGCGGCGAACTCTTCCCCTATTCCGACGTCGACCTCCTGATCCTGCTCGGGCAGCCGGCCGACGCCCTCACCCAGGCCAGGCTGGAAAGCCTGGTGCAGCTGTTCTGGGACCTGGGCCTGGAAATCGGCCACAGCATCCGCACCGTGGACGAATGCCTGGTCGAGTCGCGCGCCGACATCACGGTGCAGACCAGCCTGCTGGAAGCGCGCCTGGTGGCCGGCGACGAAGCCCTGTTCGACGAGCTGCGCCGGCGCCACCGCGCCGCCCTCGATCCGCAGGCCTTTTTCCAGGCCAAGACCGCCGAGATGCGGCTGCGCCACGCCAAGTACGAATACACCGCCTTCGCCCTCGAGCCCAACGTCAAGGAAAGCCCGGGCGCGCTGCGCGACCTGCAGGTGATCATGTGGGTGGCCAAGGCCGCCGGCCTGGCCGAATCCTGGAGCCAGATGGCGCGCGCCAAGCTGATCACCCGCGCCGAGGCGCGCCAGCTGATGGAAAAGGAGTACGCCTTCAAGGACATCCGCGTGCGCCTGCACCTGCACACCGGACGGCGCGAAGACCGCCTGGTGTTCGACGTCCAGACCGCGATCGCCAAGACCTTCGGCCTGGAGAATGCCAAGGGACGCCGCGCCAGCGAATTGCTGATGCAGCGCTATTACTGGGCGGCCAAGGTGGTGACCCAGATGAACACCATCATGCTGCAGAACATCGAGGCGCAGCTGTTCCCGCGCCCGGCGGCCCGGGTGCCGCTCGGCGGCGACTTCAAGGCGCATTTCGACGAGGTCAACGGCTTCATCGACATCGCGCAGGCCGATACCTTCGAGCGCCATCCCTGGACCGTACTGGGCGTGTTCGTGGTCATGACCGAACGGCCCGACATCAAGGGCATGACGGCGCGCACCATCCGCGCCCTTTGGCATGCGCGCAACGTGATCGACGAGGCATTCCGCGCCGATCCCGGCAACAAGGCCCTGTTCCTGCGCATCCTGAAGGCCCCGGTGGGGCTGCTGCACGCGCTGCGGCGCATGAACGACATGGGCGTACTGGGACGCTACCTGCCGGCCTTCCGCAGCATCATCGGCCAGATGCAGCACGACCTGTTCCACGTCTACACGGTGGACCAGCACATCATGATGGTGGTGCGCAACCTGCGCCGCTTCACGATGCCCGAGCACGCCCACGAATACCCCTTCTGCAGCCAGCTGATCGCCAATTTCCGCGACCGCTGGCTGCTCTACGTGGCCGCCCTGTTCCACGACATCGCCAAGGGCCGCGGCGGCGACCATTCGGAGCTGGGCATGCAGGACGCGGCCGAATTCTGCCGCGGCCATGGCCTGTCCGAGGAAGACACCGGGCTGGTCGTGTTCCTGGTGCAGCAGCACCTGACCATGTCGACCGTGGCCCAGAAGCAGGACCTGTCCGACCCGGACGTGATCCAGTCCTTCGCCAACCTGGTGAAGGACGAGCGCCACCTGACCGCGCTCTACCTGCTCACGGTGGCCGACATCCGCGGCACCAGCCCGAAAGTCTGGAATGCCTGGAAGGCCAAGCTGCTCGAGGACCTGTACAAGGTGACCCTGCGCGTGCTGGGCGGCGAGCCGCACAGCGCCGACCGCGAACTGCGCGCGCGCCAGAAGGAAGCGCTGGCCACCCTGCGCCTGTTCGGCCTGTCCGCCAGCGCCCACGAGGCGCTCTGGAAGCAGCTCGACGTGGTCTACTTCCTGCGCCACGACGCCTCCGACATCGCCTGGCAGACGCGCGCCCTGCACGACAAGGTCGACAGCGGCAAACCGGTGGTGAAGGCGCGCCTGGCGCCGATCGGCGAAGGCCTGCAGGTGGCGGTATACGTGAAGGACCAGCCGGACCTGTTCGCGCGCATCTGCAGCTATTTCGAGCGCAAGAACTTCAGCATCCTCGACGCCAAGATCCACACCACCCGCCACGGCTATGCGCTCGACTCCTTCCTCGTCACCGAGGAGAGTTTCGCCGGCAGCTACCGCGACATCATCAGCCTGATCGAGCACGAACTGTGCGCCCTGTTGCTGGCCCAGGAAGCCCTGCCGCCGCCGACGCGCGGCCGCCTGTCGCGCCTGTCGCGCACCTTCCCGGTCACGCCGACCGTGGACCTTCGCCCCGACGAGCGCGGACAGTTCCACGTGCTGTCGGTGGCCGCCAACGACCGTCCGGGCCTGCTGTATGCGATCGCCAATGTGCTGACCCGCTACCGTATCAACCTGCACACCGCCAAGATCATGACCCTGGGCGAGCGCGTCGAGGACGTCTTCCTGATCGACGGCGCGGCCCTGAACAACCCGCGCAGCCAGGTGCAGCTCGAGACCGACCTGCTCGACGCCCTGAAGATCTAG
- a CDS encoding pseudouridine synthase has translation MTEPVRLSKRMSELGLSSRREADEWIAKGWVRVDGKVVSELGSKVLPHQKITVERQAAAEQSKRVTILIHKPVGYVSGQAEDGYKPAVTLVKPENRWPDDPSPEQFHPTQLRSLVPAGRLDIDSVGLLVLTQDGRIAKQLIGENSSVDKEYLVRVQYTKPGTLPDADLKKLNHGLWMDGKPLLPAKVRWQNEDQLSFTLKEGRKRQIRRMCDMVGLKVIGLKRVRIGKVKLGDLPPGQWRYLRPDEQF, from the coding sequence ATGACCGAACCTGTCCGCCTCTCCAAACGTATGTCCGAACTCGGCCTCTCCTCACGCCGCGAAGCCGATGAATGGATCGCCAAGGGCTGGGTGCGCGTGGATGGCAAGGTGGTGTCGGAGCTGGGCAGCAAGGTGCTGCCGCACCAGAAGATCACCGTCGAACGCCAGGCCGCGGCCGAGCAGTCCAAGCGCGTGACCATCCTGATCCACAAGCCGGTCGGCTACGTCAGCGGCCAGGCCGAAGACGGCTACAAGCCGGCCGTGACCCTGGTCAAGCCGGAGAACCGCTGGCCGGACGACCCTTCGCCCGAGCAGTTCCACCCGACCCAGCTGCGCAGCCTGGTCCCGGCCGGACGCCTGGACATCGACTCGGTGGGCTTGCTGGTGCTGACCCAGGACGGCCGCATCGCCAAGCAGCTCATTGGCGAAAACAGCTCGGTCGACAAGGAATACCTGGTGCGGGTGCAATACACCAAGCCGGGCACGCTGCCGGACGCCGACCTCAAGAAGCTCAACCATGGCCTGTGGATGGACGGCAAGCCGCTGCTGCCGGCCAAGGTGCGCTGGCAGAACGAGGACCAGCTCAGCTTCACCCTGAAGGAAGGCCGCAAGCGCCAGATCCGCCGCATGTGCGACATGGTCGGGCTGAAGGTGATCGGCCTGAAGCGGGTACGCATCGGCAAGGTGAAACTGGGCGACCTGCCGCCGGGGCAGTGGCGTTACCTGCGGCCGGACGAGCAGTTCTGA